In Thiospirochaeta perfilievii, a single window of DNA contains:
- a CDS encoding bactofilin family protein — protein MDNTNVNVINSIIGFGTVFTGDLDLTGLLKIDGDFSGSVKAEGKVLIGHTGRAKCSIFAKTVVVGGVVKGDIYAEDRVVVLSTGMVLGNIRSPRLVMEEGVLFNGELTITHSDEYGDLMDTNSSKSFSPFEVNNK, from the coding sequence GTGGATAATACAAATGTAAATGTAATTAACTCAATAATTGGGTTTGGAACTGTTTTTACCGGAGATTTGGATTTAACAGGTTTATTAAAGATAGATGGTGATTTTTCTGGAAGTGTAAAAGCGGAAGGTAAAGTTTTAATAGGACATACAGGTAGAGCTAAATGTAGTATTTTTGCTAAGACCGTTGTTGTTGGTGGCGTTGTAAAAGGTGATATATACGCTGAAGATAGAGTAGTTGTTCTCTCTACAGGAATGGTTTTAGGTAATATTAGGTCTCCTAGGCTTGTAATGGAAGAGGGTGTGCTTTTTAATGGAGAGCTAACTATAACCCATAGTGATGAGTATGGGGATTTAATGGATACAAATAGCTCTAAGAGCTTCTCTCCATTTGAAGTAAATAATAAATAA
- a CDS encoding M23 family metallopeptidase codes for MKKNSVDYVTTADSGAFDKFKGFFKKRITLMLIPHSEKKVFNVQVSLFSIIGVITLFVALLFSFFILSSGYSGSLRVIDDRDGRIIQAEADLYRTSEAVEKLNEGAEKFKQAINRTLQTVNINNSGVDGVTGRGGDLNNLLNIQESDASSSSDVKTIDSVTALLNNSIPQLEELTDQMEKKVGHFVDMPSILPLKNVIGRFTLSFGPQKEPFTGKWYLHRGLDIAYSRGTQIVATANGKVEVVEYQPSGYGNSIVISHKWSYNTRYAHLDKVLVSKGQWVKQGDVIGLMGSTGRSTGPHLHYEVRIGPTYVNPADYIGSSN; via the coding sequence ATGAAAAAAAACAGTGTTGATTATGTTACAACAGCGGATAGTGGGGCTTTTGACAAGTTTAAGGGGTTTTTTAAAAAAAGAATAACCTTAATGTTGATACCCCATAGTGAAAAGAAGGTTTTTAATGTTCAGGTCTCACTCTTTTCTATAATTGGGGTGATTACTCTATTTGTGGCTCTTTTGTTCTCTTTTTTTATTTTATCTTCAGGTTACTCAGGTAGTCTTAGGGTTATAGATGATAGGGATGGAAGAATTATCCAGGCTGAGGCTGATCTTTATAGAACATCTGAAGCGGTAGAGAAATTAAATGAAGGTGCTGAGAAATTTAAGCAGGCTATAAATAGGACACTACAAACTGTAAATATTAATAATAGTGGTGTAGATGGAGTAACTGGGCGAGGTGGAGATTTAAATAATCTTTTAAATATACAGGAGTCAGACGCATCATCTTCTAGTGATGTTAAAACTATTGATAGTGTAACTGCCCTATTAAATAATTCTATACCCCAACTTGAAGAGCTTACTGATCAAATGGAAAAAAAGGTTGGACACTTTGTTGATATGCCTTCTATACTACCATTAAAAAATGTTATAGGTCGGTTTACCCTTAGTTTTGGACCCCAAAAAGAGCCATTTACAGGTAAGTGGTATCTCCATAGAGGTCTTGATATAGCTTATAGTAGAGGAACCCAGATCGTTGCAACTGCAAATGGAAAGGTCGAAGTTGTAGAGTATCAACCTAGTGGATATGGAAACTCAATAGTTATAAGTCATAAGTGGTCCTATAATACTAGATATGCCCATTTAGACAAGGTTTTAGTCTCTAAAGGGCAGTGGGTTAAACAGGGGGATGTTATTGGACTAATGGGTAGTACAGGGCGTTCAACAGGACCACATTTACACTATGAGGTTCGTATTGGGCCAACATATGTAAATCCAGCTGACTATATAGGAAGCTCAAACTAA
- a CDS encoding TatD family hydrolase has translation MKHFDSHVHIGLINDDPMEQLMVIQKSKQQKISKMLSICNNLIDFDNVYNNLISESAVYHAVGVSPSEVIHPGKDWERKIEERAALKRVVAVGETGLDYYRKFGDKNSQIDLFIRQLEIADHLDLPVVIHNREAGVDILDILKDKLPRRGGVLHCYSEDWKFAQKVLNNHDNLYISFAGNVTYRNARTLQETAYNMPLERMVVETESPFMVSSAHKGKRNMPFYLPATVEFLAELREMDVTEFADTIYKNTLELFNINE, from the coding sequence ATGAAACATTTTGATTCACATGTGCACATTGGTCTAATTAATGATGATCCAATGGAGCAACTAATGGTAATACAAAAAAGTAAACAGCAAAAAATTAGTAAGATGCTTAGTATTTGTAACAATCTTATTGATTTTGATAATGTTTACAATAATCTCATTTCTGAATCCGCAGTGTATCATGCTGTTGGAGTATCTCCATCGGAAGTGATTCACCCAGGAAAAGATTGGGAGAGGAAAATTGAAGAGAGAGCTGCACTAAAACGAGTAGTGGCAGTTGGGGAAACGGGTCTAGATTATTATAGAAAATTTGGTGATAAAAATTCTCAAATAGATCTTTTTATTAGACAGTTAGAGATTGCGGATCATTTAGATCTTCCTGTTGTTATACATAACCGGGAAGCTGGTGTTGACATTTTAGATATCTTAAAAGATAAACTCCCAAGAAGAGGAGGAGTGTTACACTGCTACTCAGAGGATTGGAAGTTTGCACAAAAAGTACTTAACAATCATGATAACTTATACATATCATTTGCAGGTAATGTAACTTATAGAAATGCTAGGACTCTACAAGAGACAGCATACAATATGCCGCTAGAGCGTATGGTTGTAGAGACAGAGAGTCCATTTATGGTTTCAAGCGCCCACAAGGGTAAAAGAAATATGCCATTCTACCTTCCAGCTACTGTTGAGTTTTTAGCAGAATTAAGGGAGATGGATGTAACAGAATTTGCAGATACAATCTACAAAAACACTTTGGAATTATTTAATATCAATGAGTAG
- the dusB gene encoding tRNA dihydrouridine synthase DusB, which produces MELEGNIFLAPTAGYSDRPFRQICTDFGSVLNFSEMVSCEAIIRDNPKTLQLMEPANNEKHTAIQIFTGNPDSAAKSIKSVLKFNPSIIDLNCGCPVPKILKSGSGSDLMKTPKKINEIVRAICNETDIPVSIKIRSGFTHESINFLECANEGILGGASMVSLHPRTRSQGYSGFANWDYIKELKSMVDVPVIGSGDLYTPYDAKRMLEETNCDGVMFARGIFGNPFLFAQTIELLTTGEIKTQPTLTDKMEIAFKHLKLSVEFYGEDVALKEIKKHLCSYTKGFPGAKETRDKLVRCSTLEEYETVFQSLL; this is translated from the coding sequence TTGGAGTTAGAAGGTAATATTTTTCTAGCTCCAACTGCTGGATATTCAGATAGACCATTTAGGCAGATTTGCACTGATTTTGGCTCAGTACTAAATTTTTCAGAAATGGTATCCTGTGAAGCGATAATTAGGGATAATCCAAAAACCCTACAACTTATGGAACCTGCTAATAATGAGAAACATACAGCTATTCAGATTTTTACAGGAAATCCAGACTCAGCGGCTAAATCAATTAAGAGTGTACTTAAATTTAACCCTTCAATAATAGATTTAAATTGTGGATGTCCCGTACCTAAAATTTTAAAATCAGGATCTGGTAGCGATCTTATGAAAACGCCTAAAAAGATTAATGAAATAGTTAGGGCAATATGTAATGAGACAGATATCCCTGTCTCAATAAAAATAAGGTCAGGTTTTACCCATGAGAGTATAAATTTCCTAGAATGTGCTAATGAAGGGATATTAGGTGGGGCATCCATGGTATCTCTTCATCCTCGAACAAGAAGTCAAGGGTACTCAGGTTTTGCAAATTGGGATTATATAAAAGAGCTTAAATCCATGGTAGATGTACCTGTTATAGGCTCTGGGGATCTTTATACACCATATGATGCAAAAAGAATGTTAGAAGAGACAAATTGTGATGGAGTAATGTTTGCAAGGGGAATATTTGGAAATCCATTTCTATTTGCCCAAACAATAGAGCTTCTTACCACAGGGGAGATAAAGACCCAACCAACCTTAACAGATAAGATGGAAATAGCCTTTAAACACTTAAAACTTTCTGTTGAGTTCTACGGAGAAGATGTTGCCTTAAAAGAGATAAAAAAGCACCTATGTTCCTATACAAAGGGTTTTCCTGGAGCAAAGGAGACACGGGATAAATTGGTTAGATGTAGTACTTTAGAAGAATATGAGACTGTTTTTCAGAGTTTACTCTAG
- the purF gene encoding amidophosphoribosyltransferase has translation MNNSIDKIKHYCGIVGIHSLSERNIPQDLFFPLFSLQHRGQEGAGISYLNNGKLVTYKDLGMVSDVLGRYLEEDRKSTVGIGHVRYSTTGGNQVENVQPIQASCNKGDISIAHNGNFSNSDFLKSKLTEKGAIFGCTTDSELVLHLIAHSMQDTFYKALKETLCYLEGAFSMVMVREDNLYIMRDPMGFRPLYIGQKDGFTVCASESCALDILDITDYRSVEPGELIVVNSNGIQSEIFATAKRKAQCSFELIYFARPDSQIFDTSVYASRLQMGRVLAQQDGDEIENFDLVMSVPDSGNTAALGYAKESGLSYELGLTRNHYTGRSFILPTQKKRELAVKMKLHPVKEIVKDKRIVLVDDSLVRGTTSSIIVKLLRSAGAKEVHVRLSAPEINGPCYYGIDVPTKEELISTTKTPEEIAKHIGADSVKFLPVDKLKTCFDKSEDFCYACFNNDYPVEPKTGKDK, from the coding sequence GTGAATAATAGTATAGATAAAATTAAACATTACTGTGGAATCGTTGGTATACACTCTTTATCAGAGAGAAATATACCACAAGATCTCTTTTTCCCTCTATTTTCATTACAGCATAGAGGTCAAGAAGGAGCTGGGATTTCCTATTTGAATAACGGAAAGCTTGTAACCTACAAGGATTTAGGTATGGTTTCTGATGTCCTTGGTAGATACCTTGAAGAAGATAGAAAATCAACAGTTGGTATTGGCCATGTTAGATACTCTACAACAGGTGGAAACCAAGTTGAAAATGTTCAACCGATACAGGCGTCCTGTAATAAAGGTGATATCTCCATTGCCCATAATGGTAATTTTTCAAACTCTGACTTCTTAAAGAGTAAGTTAACAGAAAAAGGTGCTATATTTGGCTGTACAACAGATTCTGAACTAGTATTACACCTTATAGCTCACTCAATGCAGGATACCTTTTACAAAGCCCTTAAAGAGACTCTTTGTTATCTAGAGGGTGCTTTTAGTATGGTGATGGTTAGAGAAGATAATCTATACATTATGAGAGATCCTATGGGTTTTCGACCCCTATATATAGGTCAAAAAGACGGTTTTACAGTATGTGCCTCTGAGTCATGTGCATTAGATATTTTAGATATTACTGATTATAGGTCAGTAGAGCCTGGTGAACTTATTGTTGTAAACAGTAATGGGATTCAAAGTGAAATATTTGCTACGGCTAAAAGAAAAGCTCAATGTTCCTTTGAACTAATATATTTTGCAAGGCCTGACTCACAAATATTCGATACATCTGTTTATGCATCTAGACTTCAAATGGGTAGAGTACTAGCTCAACAAGATGGAGATGAAATTGAAAATTTTGACCTTGTTATGAGTGTTCCCGACTCTGGAAACACCGCTGCACTTGGTTACGCTAAAGAGTCTGGACTATCCTATGAACTAGGTTTAACTAGAAACCACTATACCGGTAGATCCTTTATTCTTCCTACACAGAAAAAACGTGAATTAGCAGTTAAGATGAAGCTACATCCTGTAAAAGAGATTGTAAAGGATAAAAGAATTGTATTAGTTGATGACTCTTTAGTTAGAGGAACTACAAGTTCTATAATTGTTAAGCTATTAAGATCCGCTGGAGCGAAGGAAGTTCATGTAAGACTATCTGCTCCAGAGATAAATGGTCCATGTTATTACGGAATTGATGTACCTACAAAGGAAGAGTTAATTTCAACAACAAAAACACCTGAAGAAATTGCAAAGCACATTGGTGCAGATAGTGTAAAGTTTCTTCCTGTGGACAAATTAAAAACTTGTTTTGATAAGTCTGAAGATTTTTGTTACGCTTGTTTTAATAATGATTACCCGGTAGAACCAAAAACCGGTAAAGATAAATAA
- the purM gene encoding phosphoribosylformylglycinamidine cyclo-ligase: MGLTYSEAGVDIEKGDRFASFIGNIKSKAVSNSIGGFAGGIELDVEKYKKPVLLSCTDGVGTKLMVAQQLQKFDTLGIDLVAMCVNDLIVCGASPLVFLDYIGCGKLNEDVLKEVIKGVVEGCEQAGCTLAGGETAEMPDMYSDNEFDLAGFSVGIVEKSQMLPQLDRVEKGDILFGMASVGVHSNGLSLARKTIDINDRENMEKLLTPTKIYVKELEELLKSEMIISAAHITGGGLEGNIVRALPKELKPELTWDWEVPEIFFTIQKNGNISEDEMRKVFNMGIGMVLVIKKENEKSFSNFAKKCNIDVFKAGIVG, translated from the coding sequence ATGGGATTAACCTACTCGGAAGCAGGTGTTGATATAGAAAAAGGTGATAGATTTGCCTCTTTTATAGGAAACATAAAGTCTAAGGCAGTATCCAATAGTATTGGAGGATTTGCTGGCGGAATTGAACTAGATGTAGAGAAATACAAAAAACCCGTTTTACTCTCTTGCACAGATGGTGTAGGAACTAAACTAATGGTAGCACAGCAACTTCAAAAATTTGATACATTAGGTATCGATTTAGTAGCTATGTGTGTAAATGATCTAATAGTTTGTGGTGCATCACCCTTAGTTTTTTTAGACTACATTGGTTGTGGTAAATTAAATGAGGATGTTCTCAAAGAAGTTATTAAAGGTGTTGTTGAAGGGTGTGAACAAGCTGGTTGTACCTTAGCCGGTGGAGAGACAGCAGAGATGCCTGATATGTACTCGGACAATGAGTTTGACCTAGCAGGATTTAGTGTAGGGATTGTAGAGAAGAGCCAAATGTTACCCCAATTAGATCGAGTTGAAAAGGGTGATATTCTTTTTGGAATGGCTTCTGTTGGTGTACACTCTAACGGCTTATCATTAGCAAGAAAGACAATTGATATTAATGATAGAGAAAATATGGAGAAACTATTAACTCCAACTAAAATATATGTAAAAGAGCTTGAAGAGTTACTTAAATCGGAGATGATAATATCAGCTGCCCATATAACAGGTGGTGGTCTTGAAGGAAACATAGTACGAGCTCTACCAAAGGAACTAAAACCAGAACTTACATGGGATTGGGAAGTTCCTGAAATATTTTTTACAATACAGAAAAATGGTAATATTAGTGAAGATGAGATGAGAAAGGTTTTTAATATGGGTATTGGTATGGTACTGGTTATTAAAAAAGAGAATGAGAAATCTTTTTCAAACTTTGCTAAAAAGTGTAATATTGATGTTTTTAAAGCTGGTATTGTAGGGTAA
- the purN gene encoding phosphoribosylglycinamide formyltransferase, translating to MSNLAILASGSGSNFQAISEVIKKSHHNVSCLICDRKSAFVMERAKKLGIKVFYVTYYNRDKSEAEKEIDSILNSQKVDLVALAGFMRILSPLFTNKWKNRVINIHPSLLPKYPGSHGIEDSFNSGDIELGVTIHYVDQGMDTGPIIYQESFTRCDGETLESAEEKIHRLEHRVYPQILIKKLDNFNKAI from the coding sequence ATGTCTAATTTAGCAATTTTAGCTTCAGGAAGTGGTAGTAATTTTCAAGCTATTAGTGAAGTTATTAAAAAATCTCATCACAATGTTTCTTGTTTAATTTGTGATAGGAAGAGTGCTTTTGTAATGGAGAGAGCAAAAAAATTAGGAATAAAAGTATTCTATGTAACCTACTATAATAGGGATAAATCCGAGGCTGAAAAAGAGATTGATAGTATTTTAAATAGCCAAAAAGTAGATTTAGTAGCCCTAGCTGGTTTTATGAGAATACTTTCCCCTCTCTTTACTAATAAGTGGAAGAATAGAGTTATAAATATTCACCCATCACTACTTCCTAAGTATCCAGGTTCCCATGGAATTGAAGATAGTTTTAACTCTGGAGATATTGAACTAGGAGTTACAATTCACTATGTTGATCAAGGGATGGATACAGGTCCGATAATATACCAAGAATCATTTACTAGATGTGATGGTGAAACCCTGGAGAGTGCTGAAGAGAAAATTCATAGATTAGAGCATAGAGTATATCCGCAAATTCTTATCAAGAAACTTGATAATTTTAATAAAGCCATTTAG
- the purD gene encoding phosphoribosylamine--glycine ligase — protein MRVLVIGSGAREHAATWKFSKSKRISGLFVAPGNAGTDEIAKNIDIDVMNSQSVIDTVKANKINFVFIGPEIPLANGLADDLRKNGINCFGPGREAAQLESSKSFSKAFMKRNNIPTADYDEFSNKEDYTKFIQNLNKKVVVKKSGLAAGKGVLESEDKDEMLAFGLEALNNDKVVVEEFLEGFEVSIFVLSDGKNYKILQPCTDHKKAYDGDKGPNTGGMGAITPVPWVDSKLMQRIEEEAVIPTINGLNRDSLNYKGVIYIGLMISEEGPKVLEYNVRFGDPEAQIIFPTIESDFCNIMDAITEESLDDYNIRLSNKSAVCITVAAKGYPGSYTKDLKAEVHNLTEKEGYIFHASTYLKSDDIYTNGGRCFTAVSTGENTLDACENAYKVVKKVSFPGSWYRKDIARKFFK, from the coding sequence TTGAGAGTTTTAGTTATTGGTTCAGGTGCTAGAGAGCATGCTGCTACATGGAAATTTAGTAAGAGTAAAAGAATATCCGGTCTCTTTGTAGCTCCGGGTAATGCTGGTACAGATGAGATTGCAAAAAACATCGATATTGATGTTATGAATAGTCAATCTGTAATCGATACGGTAAAGGCAAATAAGATTAACTTTGTATTTATTGGCCCAGAAATCCCCCTTGCAAATGGACTTGCTGATGACCTAAGAAAAAACGGTATTAACTGTTTTGGTCCAGGGAGAGAAGCGGCACAACTAGAGTCTAGTAAATCTTTTTCTAAAGCTTTTATGAAAAGAAATAATATACCCACTGCTGATTATGATGAATTCTCAAATAAAGAAGATTACACAAAATTTATACAAAATTTAAATAAAAAAGTTGTTGTTAAAAAAAGTGGTTTAGCTGCTGGTAAGGGTGTTTTAGAGTCAGAAGATAAGGATGAAATGCTAGCTTTTGGTCTTGAAGCTTTAAATAATGATAAAGTTGTGGTTGAAGAGTTTTTGGAAGGGTTTGAGGTTTCGATATTTGTATTATCAGACGGTAAAAACTATAAAATCTTACAACCTTGTACAGATCACAAAAAAGCTTATGATGGGGATAAGGGTCCTAACACTGGTGGTATGGGTGCAATAACACCTGTTCCTTGGGTTGATAGTAAATTAATGCAACGGATTGAAGAAGAAGCTGTTATTCCAACTATAAACGGATTAAATAGAGACTCTTTAAACTATAAGGGAGTTATTTATATCGGATTAATGATATCCGAAGAGGGGCCTAAAGTACTTGAGTATAACGTGCGTTTTGGGGATCCTGAGGCTCAAATCATATTCCCAACTATTGAGTCTGACTTTTGTAATATAATGGATGCAATAACTGAAGAGAGCTTAGATGATTACAATATTAGACTCTCAAATAAATCAGCTGTATGTATTACTGTAGCAGCAAAGGGGTATCCGGGAAGTTATACAAAAGATTTAAAAGCTGAAGTTCATAATTTAACTGAAAAAGAAGGTTATATATTCCATGCTTCAACCTACCTTAAAAGTGATGATATTTATACTAACGGAGGGCGATGTTTTACAGCTGTATCTACTGGAGAGAATACATTAGATGCATGTGAAAATGCATATAAAGTTGTTAAAAAGGTAAGTTTTCCTGGTTCTTGGTATAGAAAAGATATTGCTAGAAAGTTCTTTAAGTAA
- a CDS encoding STAS domain-containing protein, which produces MGIEIIKKENEAEIIVSETSLIGLSVENLKKDALELIEDGFKTLTINLEKTNYIDSSGIGKLLFINKKAISKGTLLRINRISPTLLDFFESLSIDKIIPILKK; this is translated from the coding sequence ATGGGAATTGAAATTATTAAAAAAGAGAATGAAGCAGAAATTATTGTCTCTGAGACATCCTTAATTGGTCTATCAGTGGAAAATCTAAAAAAAGATGCCTTAGAACTTATTGAAGATGGTTTTAAAACATTAACTATTAATTTAGAAAAAACAAATTACATTGATAGTTCTGGAATTGGAAAACTACTTTTTATTAACAAGAAGGCTATAAGTAAAGGTACTCTTTTAAGAATTAATAGGATATCACCAACTCTATTAGACTTTTTTGAATCATTATCGATTGATAAAATAATTCCTATATTAAAAAAATAG
- the rlmB gene encoding 23S rRNA (guanosine(2251)-2'-O)-methyltransferase RlmB, whose amino-acid sequence MANNLTDFHGCEEILKKGEVEGVLYLSKQSKRAMILKKMAQVKEIPVKNISIEEMDKMASDGHRGYLLKVKNKQSRAKREVVTLESFLETFDKDNGMVVILDGITDPHNYGAILRSCDQFSSDLVIIPSRRTASETPVVTRVSAGAVNYVDVAVVTNISRVIKQLKNIGFWIYGADMGGTSCQELDLKGRVAIVMGSEGSGMHQKVKESCDGIVSIPTTGNVDSLNVSVAAGILMYEVKRQQS is encoded by the coding sequence ATGGCAAATAATTTAACAGATTTTCATGGATGTGAAGAGATTTTAAAAAAGGGTGAAGTAGAGGGAGTTTTATACCTCTCTAAACAGAGTAAAAGAGCTATGATATTAAAGAAAATGGCTCAAGTAAAGGAGATCCCTGTAAAAAATATATCTATTGAAGAGATGGATAAGATGGCTTCTGATGGTCATAGAGGCTATTTATTAAAAGTTAAAAACAAACAGAGTAGAGCGAAAAGGGAAGTTGTAACACTTGAGTCATTCCTTGAGACCTTTGATAAAGATAATGGAATGGTTGTTATCCTTGATGGAATTACAGACCCCCACAATTATGGGGCTATACTAAGGTCCTGCGATCAATTTAGTTCTGATTTGGTAATTATTCCTTCTAGAAGAACAGCTAGTGAAACACCTGTAGTTACTAGAGTCTCGGCTGGGGCTGTTAATTATGTTGATGTTGCTGTTGTGACAAATATAAGTAGAGTTATTAAGCAGTTAAAAAATATCGGTTTCTGGATATATGGAGCAGATATGGGAGGAACATCCTGTCAGGAGTTAGACTTAAAAGGCCGTGTAGCTATAGTTATGGGATCAGAGGGGAGTGGTATGCATCAGAAGGTAAAAGAGAGTTGTGATGGAATTGTTTCTATACCTACAACAGGTAATGTAGACTCATTAAATGTATCTGTAGCAGCTGGTATATTAATGTATGAAGTTAAAAGACAACAGAGTTAA
- a CDS encoding FHA domain-containing protein, translating into MDETIYKRSKVADKNSREKKKSLNLKWQNNSMTLGRTITIGRDRNNTIVLDDPLVSRRHAIIEEKMGTYYIRDLGSTNSTYVNKNPILPNQEKKLQPGSVINIGKSELKIT; encoded by the coding sequence ATGGATGAAACAATTTATAAAAGAAGCAAGGTCGCAGATAAAAATAGTAGAGAGAAAAAGAAGTCTTTAAATTTAAAATGGCAGAATAATTCTATGACTTTAGGAAGAACTATTACAATAGGAAGGGATAGAAATAATACTATAGTATTAGATGATCCTCTTGTATCAAGAAGGCATGCGATTATTGAGGAAAAAATGGGGACTTATTACATTAGAGACCTAGGAAGTACGAACTCTACATATGTCAATAAGAATCCAATTCTACCAAACCAAGAGAAAAAACTTCAGCCTGGTTCGGTTATTAATATTGGAAAAAGTGAATTAAAAATTACTTAG